A window of the Gossypium hirsutum isolate 1008001.06 chromosome A05, Gossypium_hirsutum_v2.1, whole genome shotgun sequence genome harbors these coding sequences:
- the LOC107957113 gene encoding transcription factor DIVARICATA, which yields MLKIAVFFYVEVFIFCFLSMETFFATSFMSNSDWFDQEDISRNPYWTREENKRFESALAIYGEDVPDRWMKVAAMIPGKTVSDVIKQYRELEEDVFDIESGRIPIPGYLTSSFTFEMVDNHDFEPYRKRSNAKGPDHERKKGVPWTEEEHRRFLMGLMKYGKGDWRNISRNFVISKTPTQVASHAQKYFQRQLSGVKDKKRPSIHDITTLSITTPNTGFSDNQSGHVLALHQKLSSTLQKVDHNNDASAMALNSSQEDWFTSSQQYLTASNGLRFDGQNLYGNGFHGAQPPQSSVF from the exons atgttaaaaATTGCTGTCTTTTTTTATGTTgaggtttttattttttgttttttgtctATGGAAACTTTCTTTGCAACTTCTTTCATGTCGAATTCAGATTGGTTTGATCAAGAAGATATAAGCAGAAACCCATATTGGACtagagaagaaaacaaaagatttGAGAGTGCTTTAGCAATATATGGTGAAGACGTTCCTGATAGATGGATGAAAGTAGCAGCAATGATTCCAGGAAAAACCGTTTCAGATGTGATTAAACAGTACAGAGAACTGGAAGAAGATGTTTTCGATATTGAATCTGGAAGAATCCCAATTCCGGGTTATCTCACTTCATCTTTCACATTTGAAATGGTTGATAATCATGATTTTGAACCTTACAGGAAAAGGTCTAATGCTAAAGGGCCTGATCATGAGAGGAAGAAAGGGGTTCCATGGACTGAGGAAGAACACAG gCGGTTTTTGATGGGACTAATGAAGTATGGTAAAGGGGACTGGAGAAATATATCGAGGAATTTTGTGATTTCGAAGACTCCAACACAGGTTGCTAGCCATGCTCAAAAATACTTTCAGAGGCAGCTTTCAGGAGTGAAAGATAAGAAGAGACCAAGCATTCATGATATTACTACACTCAGTATCACCACCCCCAACACTGGTTTTTCAGACAATCAATCCGGTCATGTTCTTGCATTGCACCAAAAACTGTCCTCCACCCTTCAAAAAGTAGACCATAACAATGATGCTTCAGCTATGGCTTTGAATTCAAGTCAAGAGGACTGGTTTACATCATCCCAGCAGTATCTCACTGCTTCTAATGGCCTCAGATTTGATGGCCAAAATCTTTATGGCAATGGCTTTCATGGAGCTCAGCCTCCCCAAAGCTCTGTGTTTTAA
- the LOC107957114 gene encoding adenylosuccinate lyase isoform X2: protein MEARVSSGAIKDDSREFELSTLTALSPLDGRYWGKVKDLAPYMSEYGLIYFRVLVEIKWLLMLSQIPEVIEVPSFSAEAQSYLLGLIDGFSMDDALEVKKIERVTNHDVKAVEYFLKQKCQSQPEIAKVLEFFHFACTSEDINNLAHALMLKEAMTKVMFPTMDKLVEAICKLAKANASVSMLSRTHGQPASPTTLGKEMAIFSVRLSRERQEISQVEMMGKFAGAVGNYNAHIVAYPTVNWPQIAEQFVTSLGLKFNPYVTQIETHDYMAKLYYAIIRFNNILIDFDRDIWGYISVGYFKQITKAGEIGSSTMPHKVNPIDFENSEGNLGKANEDLTYLSMKLPISRWQRDLTDSTVLRNMGGGLGHSLLAYKSALQGIGKLQVNEARLSEDLNQAWEVLAEPIQTVMRRYGVPEPYEKLKELTRGRAVTKESIREFIEGLELPEEAKTHLLKLTPHSYVGAAVELAKTVDSAVNVINGSEVLENMSLKELAKKLSHIVAPYETG from the exons ATGGAGGCCAGGGTTTCTTCCGGG gcGATTAAAGATGATTCTCGCGAGTTCGAATTATCAACATTAACCGCATTGTCACCTTTGGATGGTCGTTATTGGGGTAAAGTGAAAGACTTGGCTCCCTATATGAGTGAATATGGGCTTATTTACTTTCGGGTTCTTGTTGAG ATTAAATGGTTGCTGATGCTTTCACAAATTCCTGAAGTCATTGAGGTTCCAAGCTTTAGTGCAGAGGCTCAGTCTTATTTGCTAGGACTCATTGATGGATTTAGCATGGATGATGCCTTGGAagttaaaaaaatagagagagtaaCTAATCATGATGTAAAAGCAGTCGAGTACTTCTTGAAACAGAAATGCCAATCACAGCCAGAAATTGCCAAG GTCCTTGAATTTTTCCATTTTGCTTGCACATCCGAGGACATAAACAACCTTGCCCATGCATTGATGTTGAAAGAAGCAATGACCAAAGTCATGTTTCCAACCATGGATAAATTGGTCGAGGCAATATGTAAGCTGGCTAAGGCTAATGCAAGCGTTTCTATGCTTTCTCGCACGCATGGCCAG CCAGCTTCACCTACAACCTTGGGAAAGGAGATGGCCATTTTTTCTGTTAGGCTAAGCAGAGAAAGGCAAGAAATTTCTCAAGTCGAGATGATGGGAAAATTTGCTGGTGCAGTTGGAAACTACAATGCCCATATTGTTGCATATCCTACTGTTAATTGGCCTCAAATCGCAGAACAGTTTGTGACTTCTCTTGGATTAAAGTTTAACCCCTATGTTACTCAG ATTGAGACCCACGATTATATGGCAAAACTTTATTATGCAATTATCCGGTTTAATAATATATTGATTGACTTTGACAGAGATATATGGGGCTACATATCTGTAGGATACTTTAAGCAG ATAACCAAGGCAGGTGAGATTGGTTCATCAACAATGCCTCATAAAGTAAACCCTATTGATTTTGAAAACAGTGAAGGTAATCTTGGTAAGGCTAATGAAGACCTAACTTACCTGAGCATGAAGTTGCCTATTTCCCGTTGGCAg CGAGATTTAACTGATTCGACAGTCTTGAGGAACATGGGGGGAGGACTTGGTCATTCCCTTCTTGCTTACAAAAGTGCGCTGCAAGGAATAGGAAAGCTCCAG GTCAATGAAGCTCGGTTAAGCGAAGACTTGAACCAGGCATGGGAGGTACTTGCGGAGCCAATTCAGACT GTCATGCGTAGATATGGTGTTCCAGAGCCTTACGAGAAGCTGAAGGAGCTTACTAGGGGGAGAGCAGTTACCAAAGAAAGTATAAGGGAATTTATTGAAGGCTTGGAATTACCCGAAGAAGCTAAGACTCATCTTTTGAAGTTAACGCCACATTCCTACGTGGGTGCAGCCGTTGAATTAGCCAAGACTGTGGATTCAGCTGTGAACGTGATAAACGGTTCTGAGGTTTTGGAAAACATGTCGTTGAAAGAATTAGCCAAGAAACTTAGTCATATTGTTGCACCATATGAGACTGGTTAA
- the LOC107957114 gene encoding adenylosuccinate lyase isoform X1 — MEARVSSGVLTKIQSPFLSPLHASKLQSSRNMSILPNTIHTHQFSNASLYLRSHQFSNASLYLRSTFSSRTHGFKQAIKDDSREFELSTLTALSPLDGRYWGKVKDLAPYMSEYGLIYFRVLVEIKWLLMLSQIPEVIEVPSFSAEAQSYLLGLIDGFSMDDALEVKKIERVTNHDVKAVEYFLKQKCQSQPEIAKVLEFFHFACTSEDINNLAHALMLKEAMTKVMFPTMDKLVEAICKLAKANASVSMLSRTHGQPASPTTLGKEMAIFSVRLSRERQEISQVEMMGKFAGAVGNYNAHIVAYPTVNWPQIAEQFVTSLGLKFNPYVTQIETHDYMAKLYYAIIRFNNILIDFDRDIWGYISVGYFKQITKAGEIGSSTMPHKVNPIDFENSEGNLGKANEDLTYLSMKLPISRWQRDLTDSTVLRNMGGGLGHSLLAYKSALQGIGKLQVNEARLSEDLNQAWEVLAEPIQTVMRRYGVPEPYEKLKELTRGRAVTKESIREFIEGLELPEEAKTHLLKLTPHSYVGAAVELAKTVDSAVNVINGSEVLENMSLKELAKKLSHIVAPYETG, encoded by the exons ATGGAGGCCAGGGTTTCTTCCGGGGTATTAACCAAAATTCAGTCCCCCTTTTTAAGCCCTTTACATGCAAGTAAACTCCAATCTTCAAGAAACATGTCTATTTTGCCTAATACTATACATACCCATCAATTCTCAAATGCTTCCCTTTATCTTCGCTCCCATCAATTCTCAAATGCTTCCCTTTATCTTCGCTCAACTTTTTCTAGCAGAACCCATGGTTTCAAACAG gcGATTAAAGATGATTCTCGCGAGTTCGAATTATCAACATTAACCGCATTGTCACCTTTGGATGGTCGTTATTGGGGTAAAGTGAAAGACTTGGCTCCCTATATGAGTGAATATGGGCTTATTTACTTTCGGGTTCTTGTTGAG ATTAAATGGTTGCTGATGCTTTCACAAATTCCTGAAGTCATTGAGGTTCCAAGCTTTAGTGCAGAGGCTCAGTCTTATTTGCTAGGACTCATTGATGGATTTAGCATGGATGATGCCTTGGAagttaaaaaaatagagagagtaaCTAATCATGATGTAAAAGCAGTCGAGTACTTCTTGAAACAGAAATGCCAATCACAGCCAGAAATTGCCAAG GTCCTTGAATTTTTCCATTTTGCTTGCACATCCGAGGACATAAACAACCTTGCCCATGCATTGATGTTGAAAGAAGCAATGACCAAAGTCATGTTTCCAACCATGGATAAATTGGTCGAGGCAATATGTAAGCTGGCTAAGGCTAATGCAAGCGTTTCTATGCTTTCTCGCACGCATGGCCAG CCAGCTTCACCTACAACCTTGGGAAAGGAGATGGCCATTTTTTCTGTTAGGCTAAGCAGAGAAAGGCAAGAAATTTCTCAAGTCGAGATGATGGGAAAATTTGCTGGTGCAGTTGGAAACTACAATGCCCATATTGTTGCATATCCTACTGTTAATTGGCCTCAAATCGCAGAACAGTTTGTGACTTCTCTTGGATTAAAGTTTAACCCCTATGTTACTCAG ATTGAGACCCACGATTATATGGCAAAACTTTATTATGCAATTATCCGGTTTAATAATATATTGATTGACTTTGACAGAGATATATGGGGCTACATATCTGTAGGATACTTTAAGCAG ATAACCAAGGCAGGTGAGATTGGTTCATCAACAATGCCTCATAAAGTAAACCCTATTGATTTTGAAAACAGTGAAGGTAATCTTGGTAAGGCTAATGAAGACCTAACTTACCTGAGCATGAAGTTGCCTATTTCCCGTTGGCAg CGAGATTTAACTGATTCGACAGTCTTGAGGAACATGGGGGGAGGACTTGGTCATTCCCTTCTTGCTTACAAAAGTGCGCTGCAAGGAATAGGAAAGCTCCAG GTCAATGAAGCTCGGTTAAGCGAAGACTTGAACCAGGCATGGGAGGTACTTGCGGAGCCAATTCAGACT GTCATGCGTAGATATGGTGTTCCAGAGCCTTACGAGAAGCTGAAGGAGCTTACTAGGGGGAGAGCAGTTACCAAAGAAAGTATAAGGGAATTTATTGAAGGCTTGGAATTACCCGAAGAAGCTAAGACTCATCTTTTGAAGTTAACGCCACATTCCTACGTGGGTGCAGCCGTTGAATTAGCCAAGACTGTGGATTCAGCTGTGAACGTGATAAACGGTTCTGAGGTTTTGGAAAACATGTCGTTGAAAGAATTAGCCAAGAAACTTAGTCATATTGTTGCACCATATGAGACTGGTTAA
- the LOC107957115 gene encoding uncharacterized protein At2g39920 yields the protein MSAYGHQMEREFSSQSLLSREDTESGSQYVLESGFYMKSFAATIFIAGLLIVGVLSVTLLVTLAVMLRSCESRSKGVVEIEKASDSYHYCKAFALHGELNSLEEPEIPPVCWNLAIHYIEGGEYERDLNFMISMIESFFDTISPSDNHLDAVLIDIDDILASNHTYTYQSMHQQQFNQYGSNKPSGSIEDAANLKHWRILELYVKLKSRGWSLILLSRKPERQRNVTAEQLKAVGFNGWSSLIMRSDSEMETETWEYFSRRRTAMKEGGTQIISVISSQLDALTGSSLGKRVFKLPKPLRYNTQTPTL from the exons ATGTCAGCTTATGGCCATCAAATGGAACGGGAGTTCTCCTCTCAGAGTCTCTTGAGTAGGGAAGATACTG AGAGTGGAAGCCAATatgtgttggagtcgggattcTACATGAAATCTTTTGCTGCAACAATCTTCATTGCTGGTCTTCTAATTGTTGGTGTTCTTTCAGTAACTTTACTTGTAACATTAGCAGTAATGTTGCGATCCTGTGAAAGTAGGAGCAAGGGAGTGGTGGAGATTGAGAAAGCAAGTGATAGCTACCATTATTGCAAGGCTTTTGCTTTACATGGGGAACTCAACAGCTTGGAAGAACCCGAGATTCCTCCAGTCTGCTGGAATCTAGCCATTCATTATATCGAAGGGGGAGAATACGAACGAGACTTAAATTTCATGATTTCGATGATTGAGAGCTTCTTCGATACTATTTCACCATCGGACAATCATTTGGATGCTGTGTTAATAGACATAGATGACATCCTTGCTtcaaatcatacatacacctatcAATCAATGCACCAGCAACA GTTCAACCAATATGGCTCTAACAAACCAAGTGGTTCCATCGAAGATGCAGCCAATCTGAAGCACTGGCGAATACTGGAATTGTATGTGAAGCTTAAGTCAAGAGGATGGTCTTTGATTCTATTATCAAGGAAGCCTGAGAGACAGCGAAATGTTACTGCTGAACAGCTCAAGGCTGTGGGATTTAATGGTTGGTCTTCTTTGATTATGAG GTCAGATAGCGAAATGGAAACGGAAACATGGGAATACTTTAGTAGACGAAGAACAGCAATGAAAGAAGGAGGCACTCAAATAATCAGTGTCATTAGCAGCCAATTGGATGCTTTAACGGGCTCATCTTTGGGAAAACGTGTTTTTAAGCTTCCAAAACCTCTGCGTTACAATACTCAA